One stretch of Cohnella algarum DNA includes these proteins:
- a CDS encoding methyltransferase, with protein MNENTLNDKTEPRAELSAFLRSAALDRLLLQATFSQPRRKDEAGPRKVTVRPVRLKDGLRYQFERQIANQAHHDNLLPEAAAEEMERLIAEQFRQALVKTSEADVQILVSKKGKPALLRKAPTAKASRPPEHNRTKSYLLPEGTPVPFLEELGVMTSDGRVVKAKYDKFRQINRFLEMVADVSEHLPKDREVRIVDFGCGKSYLTFAMYHLLAVQQGLDVRVFGLDLKEEVIETCSRLAAKLGWDKLAFAVGDIARYEGGSSVDMVVTLHACDTATDAALLKAIEWDAQVILSVPCCQHELFGQLSQPVLKVR; from the coding sequence ATGAATGAAAACACGTTAAACGATAAAACGGAGCCGCGCGCGGAATTAAGCGCGTTCCTGCGCTCGGCGGCCTTGGACCGGCTGCTGCTTCAGGCGACGTTCAGCCAGCCAAGACGCAAGGATGAAGCGGGGCCGCGGAAAGTGACCGTCCGCCCCGTCCGGCTGAAAGACGGCCTGCGCTATCAATTCGAGCGGCAAATCGCCAATCAGGCGCATCACGACAACCTGCTGCCGGAGGCGGCGGCGGAAGAGATGGAACGCCTGATCGCGGAACAGTTTCGCCAGGCGCTCGTGAAGACGTCCGAGGCGGACGTGCAAATATTGGTCAGCAAAAAAGGAAAGCCGGCGCTGCTGCGCAAAGCCCCGACCGCGAAAGCGAGCCGCCCGCCGGAACATAACCGGACGAAGTCGTACTTGCTTCCGGAAGGGACTCCCGTGCCCTTTTTGGAAGAGCTCGGAGTCATGACGTCCGACGGCCGCGTCGTCAAAGCGAAATACGACAAGTTCCGGCAAATCAACCGCTTCCTTGAAATGGTGGCGGACGTATCGGAACATTTGCCGAAGGATCGGGAAGTTCGCATCGTCGATTTCGGCTGCGGAAAATCGTATTTGACGTTTGCGATGTACCACTTGCTTGCCGTCCAACAAGGGCTTGACGTGCGCGTATTCGGCCTGGATCTGAAAGAAGAGGTCATTGAAACCTGCTCGCGCCTCGCCGCGAAGCTCGGTTGGGACAAGCTTGCGTTTGCCGTCGGGGATATCGCCCGGTACGAGGGAGGAAGCAGCGTCGATATGGTCGTCACTTTGCACGCCTGCGACACCGCCACCGATGCCGCGCTGCTGAAGGCGATCGAATGGGACGCCCAAGTGATTTTGTCGGTCCCCTGCTGCCAGCACGAGCTGTTCGGACAGCTCTCCCAGCCGGTTTTAAAAGTCCGGTGA
- a CDS encoding transposase, which produces MKARKSSAIQPQMFQFVDMDELVPKKHILRQLNEALDFSIVHDWVAPLYTERTGRPAADPERMVRLMLLSYLFNHSERELYQLLPMHAGYLWFCGLDFESVVRPDSSRPSLPDRTTLVKTRKLWRTHGVFEKLMKHVVDQCIAAGLVQPDVHVGVDGTQVRANASIHSLKEITLAPVESIEDYLARMARQDEETGGVAHDSDDDRQPPAPPAQKERLLEDEATHEDFHGKTFSNKTHRSVTDPDARLYKKSNGQEAHLRYLVHDVTDIKSGVILSTQASIASGTAERETSLRQLFAIRFAHPQIRIRTLSADKAYGTTDYLQALFEQGIVPLVSLRNLTLEDVPAWKRQTNDPEKQRKRLAKIREIQIRNKAKRIQLMGSYRHLQKLRTRCEHVFAESKVAHGLGRARSRGLDCMQEQAVLTAIVQNLKRLCRFKKKRPQTGVLACPKPKSVMMEAVSDLLISALVGLFSSFFMPKRRLQLT; this is translated from the coding sequence ATGAAAGCCCGCAAGTCATCGGCTATCCAGCCTCAGATGTTCCAATTCGTGGATATGGATGAACTCGTGCCGAAAAAGCACATCCTGCGCCAACTGAACGAAGCGCTTGATTTTTCCATCGTTCATGATTGGGTGGCGCCTCTATATACGGAACGTACCGGCCGCCCGGCGGCTGACCCGGAGCGGATGGTTCGACTGATGCTGCTTTCGTATTTGTTCAACCATTCCGAACGGGAATTGTATCAACTGTTGCCCATGCATGCGGGCTATTTGTGGTTTTGCGGACTGGATTTCGAATCCGTCGTGCGCCCGGACTCATCGCGGCCGTCCCTGCCGGATCGGACGACCTTGGTGAAGACCCGGAAATTGTGGCGAACGCACGGTGTTTTTGAGAAGCTGATGAAACATGTCGTCGATCAGTGCATCGCCGCGGGACTGGTCCAACCCGATGTGCATGTCGGCGTCGACGGCACCCAGGTACGGGCCAACGCATCCATTCACAGCTTGAAAGAAATCACCCTGGCCCCGGTGGAGTCGATTGAAGACTATTTGGCTCGCATGGCCCGGCAAGATGAAGAGACCGGTGGTGTCGCCCATGATTCCGATGATGACCGACAGCCGCCCGCACCGCCCGCGCAAAAAGAGCGGCTGCTGGAAGACGAAGCGACGCATGAAGATTTTCATGGCAAAACGTTCTCGAACAAGACCCACCGCAGCGTAACGGATCCGGATGCCCGCTTGTACAAAAAGAGCAACGGTCAGGAAGCGCATTTGCGGTATTTGGTGCATGATGTGACGGATATCAAATCCGGCGTCATTCTGTCTACGCAAGCGAGCATCGCGTCCGGAACGGCTGAGCGTGAAACGAGCTTGCGGCAGCTCTTCGCGATCCGTTTTGCCCATCCGCAAATCCGGATTCGGACGCTTTCTGCCGATAAAGCCTACGGTACGACAGATTATCTGCAAGCGTTGTTCGAGCAAGGGATTGTTCCCCTGGTTTCGCTTCGCAACCTGACACTGGAAGATGTACCTGCTTGGAAACGTCAAACGAACGATCCGGAGAAACAACGCAAACGGCTGGCCAAAATCCGGGAAATCCAAATTCGAAACAAAGCCAAACGAATTCAGCTTATGGGTTCTTACCGTCATCTGCAAAAGTTGCGGACGCGGTGCGAGCATGTGTTTGCCGAAAGCAAAGTCGCGCATGGCCTGGGCCGCGCACGGAGCCGTGGATTGGACTGCATGCAAGAGCAGGCGGTGCTCACGGCCATCGTTCAAAATCTGAAAAGACTGTGCCGGTTTAAGAAAAAGCGACCACAAACCGGTGTTTTGGCATGTCCAAAACCGAAATCCGTGATGATGGAGGCAGTGTCGGACCTGCTCATTTCGGCGCTGGTTGGGTTGTTTTCCTCTTTTTTTATGCCGAAGAGACGGTTACAACTGACCTAA
- a CDS encoding diguanylate cyclase, whose protein sequence is MGLLRPDFVLFVCLFAMLAGVIAFNRITRTHKAYLAFQFVLMLWPFGQFSAKTTELLEFKLFYLKLSFAAIGLLGPGWLFFVLVLTQLSAQLNARKAVLYLIPAAVTVAAMIWNPGNEFLNLAPNSDEVRYGYLFWMLVLVQLCYLSITLILMFHAFRQVRSVHQRKQLGLALIGMFVMSGFTVMDLLVNVLLNKWLPVVPGLTSAGILLSCCCFTVAVYRYGLSDTLSLAQRDIIEHMPIGILIVDEHGKVLAANKAASPFVQTRKGDVFSMESFLAPLQPQGEVKEFLYRYRYHPEERIQTELSLPDAAGRYISMQISPVAGPMKSVLGRVVTFHEVTELRKLIDEMNRKNEALHERNLELITVQEELFRVNQKLEQMAITDGLTGCYNRRFLMQQLEHEVLLNIRYRIPFSIFLFDIDHFKQINDTYGHLVGDEVICRTADAVRSVLRRSDILARYGGEEFTVYLPHTNAEQAETLAARIMQTIADNAVDAGDRQVKITVSMGVVTEEPSEGREDIKEYLRELFYRADKALYEAKHQGRNRVVASSSL, encoded by the coding sequence TTGGGACTCCTGCGGCCTGACTTTGTACTTTTTGTCTGTTTGTTCGCCATGTTGGCGGGCGTTATCGCGTTTAATCGCATCACCCGGACGCACAAAGCGTATTTGGCGTTTCAATTCGTATTGATGCTCTGGCCTTTTGGACAGTTCAGCGCCAAGACGACTGAACTGCTTGAATTCAAGCTGTTTTATCTGAAGCTGTCTTTTGCCGCCATCGGGTTGCTGGGGCCGGGATGGCTGTTTTTCGTGCTCGTTTTGACGCAGCTGTCCGCGCAGTTGAATGCGAGAAAGGCGGTTCTCTATTTGATTCCGGCCGCGGTCACGGTCGCCGCCATGATCTGGAACCCCGGAAACGAATTTTTGAATTTGGCCCCGAATTCGGACGAAGTCCGGTACGGTTATTTATTCTGGATGCTCGTGCTCGTTCAATTATGCTATTTGTCGATTACGCTGATTTTGATGTTCCATGCTTTTCGCCAGGTCCGTTCCGTCCATCAGCGCAAGCAGCTGGGGCTCGCGCTGATCGGGATGTTCGTCATGTCGGGCTTTACCGTCATGGATTTGCTCGTAAACGTTCTCTTGAACAAGTGGCTGCCCGTCGTGCCCGGACTTACGTCGGCCGGCATTTTGCTATCGTGCTGCTGCTTTACCGTCGCCGTTTACCGTTACGGGTTGTCGGATACGCTTTCTTTGGCCCAACGCGATATCATCGAGCATATGCCCATCGGCATTTTGATCGTCGACGAGCATGGGAAGGTGCTTGCCGCCAACAAGGCTGCAAGCCCTTTCGTGCAGACGAGAAAGGGCGACGTCTTCTCGATGGAAAGCTTCCTGGCTCCTCTTCAGCCGCAAGGGGAGGTCAAGGAATTTTTGTACCGGTACCGTTACCATCCCGAAGAAAGAATCCAGACCGAACTGTCGCTGCCCGATGCGGCGGGACGGTATATTTCGATGCAAATTTCGCCGGTCGCCGGCCCGATGAAAAGCGTGCTCGGGCGGGTCGTCACGTTCCACGAGGTGACCGAGCTCCGGAAGCTGATCGACGAGATGAACCGGAAAAACGAGGCGCTGCACGAGCGGAATCTGGAATTGATCACCGTGCAGGAGGAGCTGTTTCGCGTCAATCAGAAGCTGGAGCAAATGGCGATCACCGACGGCCTTACCGGCTGCTACAACCGGCGGTTTTTGATGCAGCAGCTGGAGCACGAGGTTTTGCTCAATATCCGTTACCGGATCCCGTTCTCCATTTTCCTGTTCGATATCGATCATTTCAAGCAGATTAACGACACTTACGGCCACCTCGTCGGCGACGAGGTGATCTGCAGGACGGCCGACGCCGTCCGTTCCGTGCTGCGGCGGTCCGATATTTTGGCGCGGTACGGCGGGGAGGAATTTACGGTTTATTTGCCGCATACGAACGCGGAACAGGCGGAAACGCTGGCTGCGAGAATCATGCAGACGATCGCGGACAACGCCGTCGACGCGGGAGACCGGCAGGTGAAAATTACCGTCAGCATGGGCGTCGTCACCGAGGAGCCGTCGGAAGGCAGAGAAGATATCAAGGAGTATTTGCGGGAGTTGTTTTACCGGGCGGATAAAGCGCTGTACGAGGCCAAGCATCAGGGGCGCAATCGGGTCGTCGCCAGTTCCTCTCTCTAG
- a CDS encoding PilZ domain-containing protein: MFRDGGLTKNDPANQEKERLPLKVLLHCRTVVEKQNFVSTGVMTQVEGELFEVELHEFELFELGETVKLTVYSPAGIHTFASIVFAKYEGAIAIIQPPNLHLRFQEKREFYRVEAEGKAQILRVVDTDGEVKLLPAPLEASLRDISLGGIGLTIGDHPELTKASRFGAVVDLGFTFACDLEIMRRERAEGKWHLGLRMNVVDNEMLRPLRAFVLRQQVDKHVKSRAKENGRRSFGSSQSTN, translated from the coding sequence ATGTTTCGGGACGGCGGATTAACGAAAAACGACCCGGCCAATCAAGAGAAGGAGCGGCTGCCTTTGAAAGTGCTCCTGCATTGCCGAACCGTCGTTGAGAAACAAAATTTCGTCTCCACCGGCGTAATGACTCAAGTCGAAGGCGAGCTGTTCGAAGTCGAATTGCATGAATTCGAGCTGTTCGAACTCGGGGAAACCGTCAAGCTGACGGTATACTCTCCGGCGGGCATTCATACGTTTGCTTCGATCGTTTTTGCCAAGTACGAAGGCGCGATCGCCATTATTCAGCCGCCCAACCTGCATTTGCGTTTCCAGGAGAAACGCGAGTTTTACCGGGTGGAAGCGGAAGGAAAGGCGCAGATTTTGCGCGTGGTGGATACGGACGGGGAGGTCAAGCTGCTCCCGGCCCCGTTGGAGGCGTCGCTTCGCGATATAAGCCTGGGCGGAATCGGCTTGACGATCGGGGATCATCCGGAATTGACGAAGGCGTCCCGCTTCGGGGCGGTCGTCGATCTCGGCTTTACGTTCGCTTGCGATCTGGAAATCATGCGGCGCGAGCGGGCGGAAGGGAAATGGCACCTCGGCTTGCGAATGAACGTAGTGGACAACGAGATGCTGCGGCCGCTTCGAGCGTTCGTTCTCCGGCAGCAGGTGGATAAGCACGTGAAAAGCCGGGCGAAGGAAAACGGCAGACGGAGCTTCGGCTCTTCGCAATCGACGAACTAA
- a CDS encoding O-antigen ligase family protein translates to MSRLGAWTARTAGGLALGAALGWSAWRSGMFFDSDFYFLEIALIAAAAAVVLAGFVWPRHVRTPLWAFAPLGLALAFALLLASGPESAKGTADVFIRWTAYASWLVLLASFLLPYENRKTGWRAWHAVGLFVIGGSWAGWFGWIDKPGAVFRSGDAELASTGARLAGFLEYPNAFGAVAAAWALAQWQLLLHGSRAEKRVAAWTIVPYLGAVLLTESRGSMLALLFGFALSILLQPRRRRGPGLAAAGAAIGLSATAAHFAFEAMKTGDPGNAAWPLGIATGACALAVLPLCGGARARTEIGKRVSARLTTVPGGALVLAAGIALAYSLLVGGSSDGARVGGQFETASARQLYYADALRIFADYPLLGAGGRSWRTLVGLYRQEPYIGNEVHSGYLDVLIDAGLVGLLLLLGMLIWFAVRLRKKADRAWGPAAVLLAHSAIDFDWSYGFAWLLLLTWIALHSAAEDDPAREGPSGAGRSESFARAAAVPRRRPARRGIAGGLAGLIPAALLLGCAAAAVPAAWHSLAAARAYADAPAAAGPAREAKLRAALEANPEWTRIRLELASLLPARERAELLTAGLRHEPHSPSLALALGMAYAELGDAARAREHLREGLRLDRFNRDAQNAAIARMTRLAERLSDAGEPSAAHEAAGAAVEFFERYRELYRLQYEGEDNPWFAKRDNLFSGAKVNAAKSLLLLDRETEAAAMLQEVAGEEEGDWKEEAEALLRERNER, encoded by the coding sequence ATGAGCAGGTTGGGAGCATGGACGGCCAGAACGGCGGGAGGGCTGGCGCTGGGCGCGGCGCTCGGATGGTCCGCCTGGCGGAGCGGAATGTTTTTCGATTCCGATTTTTATTTTTTGGAAATCGCGTTGATCGCGGCGGCGGCGGCCGTCGTCCTCGCGGGTTTCGTTTGGCCCCGGCACGTCCGGACGCCGCTTTGGGCGTTCGCGCCGCTCGGATTGGCGCTTGCATTCGCGCTGCTGCTGGCCTCGGGTCCGGAATCGGCCAAAGGGACGGCCGACGTTTTTATCCGCTGGACGGCCTACGCCTCCTGGCTGGTGCTGCTGGCAAGCTTTCTGCTTCCATACGAAAACCGGAAAACCGGCTGGCGTGCATGGCATGCCGTCGGTTTATTTGTCATCGGCGGGAGCTGGGCGGGCTGGTTCGGATGGATCGACAAGCCCGGCGCTGTGTTCCGCTCGGGGGACGCCGAGCTTGCGTCTACCGGAGCGAGGCTGGCCGGATTTTTGGAATATCCGAATGCGTTCGGAGCGGTGGCGGCGGCCTGGGCTCTGGCGCAATGGCAGCTGCTGCTGCACGGAAGCCGGGCGGAAAAGCGGGTCGCCGCGTGGACGATCGTGCCGTATTTGGGCGCCGTGCTGCTGACGGAATCGCGGGGATCGATGCTCGCGCTCCTGTTCGGCTTCGCGCTTTCGATATTGCTGCAGCCGCGCCGGCGCCGGGGACCGGGGCTTGCCGCCGCGGGCGCGGCGATCGGCTTGTCCGCGACGGCAGCGCATTTCGCGTTCGAAGCGATGAAAACGGGCGATCCGGGGAACGCGGCATGGCCGCTGGGGATCGCAACGGGCGCCTGCGCCCTGGCGGTGCTTCCGCTATGCGGCGGAGCGCGGGCGCGAACGGAAATCGGCAAACGGGTTTCCGCCCGGCTGACGACCGTCCCCGGCGGCGCTCTCGTGCTGGCGGCGGGGATCGCGCTGGCGTATTCCCTGCTCGTCGGCGGAAGCTCGGACGGCGCCCGCGTCGGCGGGCAATTCGAAACGGCGTCGGCGAGGCAGCTGTACTATGCGGACGCGCTTCGCATTTTTGCCGATTATCCGCTGCTGGGCGCCGGGGGAAGGAGCTGGCGGACGCTCGTCGGGCTGTACCGGCAGGAGCCTTACATCGGCAATGAAGTCCACAGCGGCTATTTGGACGTGCTCATCGACGCCGGGCTCGTCGGCTTGCTGCTGCTGCTCGGCATGCTCATCTGGTTCGCTGTACGGCTGCGGAAAAAAGCGGACAGGGCGTGGGGACCGGCGGCGGTGCTGCTCGCCCATTCGGCGATCGATTTCGATTGGTCGTACGGCTTCGCTTGGCTGCTTCTGCTGACCTGGATCGCGCTGCATTCGGCGGCGGAGGACGACCCGGCACGCGAGGGGCCGTCCGGCGCCGGCCGGAGCGAGAGCTTCGCGCGGGCGGCGGCCGTTCCCCGGCGGCGCCCGGCGCGCCGGGGTATCGCGGGCGGCCTGGCGGGGCTGATCCCCGCCGCCCTGCTGCTCGGCTGCGCCGCGGCGGCCGTGCCCGCCGCCTGGCACAGCCTGGCCGCGGCCCGCGCGTACGCCGACGCGCCCGCCGCGGCCGGACCCGCGCGCGAAGCGAAGCTGCGCGCGGCGCTCGAGGCGAATCCGGAATGGACCCGGATTCGCCTCGAGTTGGCCTCTCTCCTGCCGGCGCGGGAGAGAGCGGAGCTGCTGACGGCGGGGCTGCGGCATGAGCCGCATTCGCCGTCGCTGGCCCTTGCGCTCGGCATGGCTTACGCCGAGCTGGGAGACGCGGCCCGCGCGCGCGAGCATTTGCGCGAGGGGCTGCGTCTCGACCGCTTCAATCGCGACGCGCAAAACGCCGCGATTGCCCGCATGACCCGGCTCGCCGAGAGGCTGAGCGACGCCGGGGAACCGTCCGCCGCCCATGAAGCCGCCGGGGCCGCGGTCGAGTTTTTCGAGCGGTACCGGGAACTGTACCGGCTCCAATACGAGGGCGAAGACAACCCGTGGTTCGCGAAGCGGGACAACCTGTTCTCCGGCGCCAAGGTCAACGCAGCCAAGTCGCTGCTGCTGCTCGATCGCGAAACGGAGGCGGCGGCCATGCTGCAAGAAGTTGCGGGAGAAGAAGAAGGAGACTGGAAGGAAGAGGCGGAGGCCCTGCTGCGGGAACGGAACGAACGGTAA